The following are encoded in a window of Amycolatopsis lexingtonensis genomic DNA:
- a CDS encoding VOC family protein encodes MLDHLVYAGPDLAAAVARVADLTGVTPAPGGSHTGLGTANHLADLGAGMYLEVIGPDPAQPDPPAPRPFGIDDLTEPALVAWAVRTTDLDATIAQARAHGFDPGDAREMSRATADGETLRWRLTPPSAPGSLRPFLIDWGTTPHPTTRGLPSLPLLMVTATHPDPASVHAATEALGLEFLVRRTEKATLTAALRTPDGRQVALS; translated from the coding sequence GTGCTCGATCACCTCGTCTACGCCGGCCCCGACCTCGCCGCCGCTGTCGCCCGCGTCGCCGACCTGACCGGGGTCACCCCGGCGCCCGGCGGCAGCCACACCGGCCTCGGCACCGCCAACCACCTCGCCGACCTCGGCGCGGGGATGTACCTGGAGGTGATCGGCCCGGACCCGGCCCAGCCGGACCCGCCCGCGCCCCGCCCGTTCGGCATCGACGACCTCACCGAGCCCGCACTGGTCGCGTGGGCGGTCCGCACGACCGACCTCGATGCGACGATCGCGCAGGCCCGCGCTCACGGCTTCGACCCGGGCGACGCGCGTGAGATGTCCCGCGCCACGGCCGACGGCGAAACGCTGCGCTGGCGCCTGACCCCGCCCAGCGCCCCGGGCTCGCTCCGCCCGTTCCTGATCGACTGGGGCACCACCCCGCACCCGACCACGCGCGGCCTGCCGTCCCTGCCGCTGCTGATGGTGACGGCCACCCACCCGGACCCGGCGTCGGTCCACGCGGCGACGGAAGCGCTCGGCCTGGAGTTCCTGGTCCGCCGCACGGAAAAGGCCACCCTCACGGCCGCCCTCCGTACCCCCGACGGCCGTCAGGTCGCCCTCAGCTAA
- a CDS encoding methylated-DNA--[protein]-cysteine S-methyltransferase gives MTGFTVFDTAIGVCGLAWRDDVVIGTSLPEGSAARTRAWLLRRFPDAVEGPPPAAIQAAVDGIVALLGGARQDLTSIPLDFSAVPEFNRRAYEVARTIPPGKTLTYGDIAHRLGQPGSAQAVGQAMGHNPFPIVVPCHRVLAAGGKDGGFSARGGVDTKRRMLVIEGALADEPTLF, from the coding sequence ATGACCGGCTTCACGGTGTTCGACACGGCGATCGGCGTCTGCGGGCTCGCGTGGCGCGACGACGTCGTGATCGGCACGTCCCTTCCAGAAGGCAGTGCCGCGCGGACCCGCGCCTGGCTGCTCCGGCGCTTCCCGGACGCGGTCGAGGGGCCGCCTCCCGCCGCGATTCAGGCGGCGGTGGACGGGATCGTGGCTCTGCTGGGCGGCGCGCGCCAAGACCTGACGTCGATCCCGCTCGACTTCTCGGCGGTGCCGGAGTTCAACCGCCGGGCGTACGAGGTCGCGCGGACGATCCCGCCGGGCAAGACGCTGACCTACGGCGACATCGCGCACCGGCTCGGGCAGCCCGGGTCGGCGCAGGCCGTCGGGCAGGCCATGGGGCACAACCCGTTCCCGATCGTCGTGCCGTGCCACCGCGTCCTCGCCGCGGGCGGCAAGGACGGCGGCTTTTCCGCCCGCGGCGGCGTGGACACGAAACGCCGGATGCTGGTGATCGAAGGCGCCCTCGCGGACGAGCCGACCCTGTTCTGA
- a CDS encoding DinB family protein, translating to MAGNVRPVADERDGLLSFLEQQRYVLKLAAHGLTDEQARAASTKSSLSVGGLIKHVASTEYGWMDTVLQVPQKPFAESVAEYQTAHQLLPDETLAGVLARYDEVAARTAEVVGGISDLGQAVPVPKGVPWFPDDVEAWSVRWVLLHLIQETARHAGHADIIREHIDGGTAMPLMAAAEGWPESPFIKPWQPA from the coding sequence ATGGCGGGAAACGTACGTCCGGTGGCCGACGAGCGTGACGGGCTGCTGAGCTTCCTGGAGCAGCAGCGGTACGTGCTGAAGCTGGCGGCACACGGACTGACCGACGAACAGGCGAGAGCGGCGTCGACGAAGAGCTCGCTGTCGGTGGGCGGGCTGATCAAGCACGTCGCCAGCACCGAGTACGGCTGGATGGACACGGTCCTGCAGGTGCCCCAGAAGCCGTTCGCCGAGAGCGTGGCCGAGTACCAGACGGCGCACCAGCTGCTCCCGGACGAGACGCTGGCGGGCGTGCTGGCCCGCTACGACGAGGTCGCGGCGCGCACGGCCGAGGTCGTCGGCGGCATCTCCGACCTCGGCCAGGCGGTCCCGGTGCCGAAGGGCGTGCCGTGGTTCCCGGACGACGTCGAGGCGTGGTCGGTCCGGTGGGTGCTGCTGCACCTGATCCAGGAGACGGCCCGCCACGCGGGCCACGCGGACATCATCCGCGAGCACATCGACGGCGGCACGGCGATGCCGTTGATGGCCGCGGCCGAGGGCTGGCCGGAGTCCCCGTTCATCAAGCCGTGGCAGCCTGCCTGA
- the lysX gene encoding bifunctional lysylphosphatidylglycerol synthetase/lysine--tRNA ligase LysX, translating into MGTLASTRPRLPKWKAKAGGIVATVVQLAAVFSVILLFTNGPHGRLLNGIDMAFSGLSVPTSASLVMVLLLVVLGGALRRRKAAALYTLVLFQVGGLVLTLALQATLLWSPELLTLGPKQVRHIPAQLWVLTVADVVSIALIVFLLALRPAFPARLAPSAWRDGLAMLFGGFAVVILVGWGLAEAFPGHLGDTWERFAWVVNHATGENLQLRRIGVGEGPAWLDVFMDLSATAVATAALYLLFRGVRSRRLRTDDEELRVRELLAAHGEDDSLGYFATRRDKSVVFSPNGRAAVTYRVLGGTSVASADPIGDPEAWPDAVRAWLDETRTYGWTPGVLGASESGAKVYTDAGLRALEIGDEAVLDVREFSLAGPERRSVRQAVKRIERAGYTSRVRRHGEIPDGEMADLLARAQAWRGAETERGFSMALGRLGDASDGRSVMVEAYDARGDLRGLLSFVPWGRRGLSLDLMRRDRDAENGLNEYMIAEVVAAAQHLGAQRISLNFAMFRAVFSEGERIGAGPVLRAWRGILSVFSRFFQLESLYRSNAKYGPDWVPRFLCYSSARRLPRVGIVAGALEGFVPTGRSRSLRLETVGDDFVARAKEIEESAAVPAPKQVRRPEQVRVRIAKLGKLREAGIDPYPVGFRRDDHIGDVVKKFGGLAPDTATGHRVRIAGRVLNLRILGGLCFARVKDFSGEIQLMLEAGELDLTRWRTGVDLGDHVGVSGQVVTSKRGELSVLVDEWTVTAKCLHPLPDKRKGLTDPETRVRQRYLDLAVNPDSTNMLRLRSTVVRAVRDRLHHADYLEVETPMLQTVHGGANARPFVTHINAYDMRMYLRIAPELYLKRLCVAGVERVFELNRNFRNEGVDATHNPEFTMLEAYQAYADYDTMRTLTRELVQHAAEAAYGAQVVRRPDEHGKLVEYDISGDWPVIPVHEAVSAVFGERIDSGTPVAELRRLCVAAGVPVGEDPSHGDLVLKAFEHLVEGTTVLPTFYTDYPTDVSPLTRQHRADPRLAERWDLIAFGSEVGTAYTELTDPIEQRRRLEAQSLRAASGDVEAMELDEDFLLALEHGMPPTGGLGLGVDRLLMMLTGASIRQTVLFPFVRPQA; encoded by the coding sequence ATGGGAACCCTCGCGAGCACACGCCCGCGCCTCCCGAAGTGGAAGGCGAAGGCGGGCGGCATCGTCGCGACCGTGGTCCAGCTGGCCGCGGTGTTTTCGGTGATCCTCCTCTTCACGAACGGCCCGCACGGGCGCCTGCTCAACGGCATCGACATGGCCTTCTCCGGGCTCAGCGTGCCGACCAGCGCCAGCCTGGTCATGGTCCTGCTGCTGGTGGTGCTCGGCGGGGCGCTGCGGCGGCGCAAGGCGGCGGCGCTGTACACGCTGGTGCTGTTCCAGGTCGGCGGCCTGGTCCTCACCCTGGCCCTGCAGGCGACGCTCCTGTGGTCACCCGAACTGCTGACGCTTGGCCCGAAGCAGGTCCGGCACATCCCGGCGCAGCTGTGGGTGCTGACCGTCGCCGACGTCGTCTCGATCGCGCTGATCGTGTTCCTGCTCGCGCTGCGCCCGGCCTTCCCGGCCCGGCTCGCGCCGAGCGCCTGGCGCGACGGACTGGCCATGCTGTTCGGCGGGTTCGCCGTGGTCATCCTGGTCGGCTGGGGGCTCGCGGAAGCGTTTCCCGGGCACCTCGGCGACACGTGGGAGCGCTTCGCCTGGGTCGTGAACCACGCCACCGGCGAGAACCTCCAGCTGCGCCGGATCGGCGTCGGCGAGGGGCCCGCCTGGCTGGACGTCTTCATGGACCTCAGCGCGACGGCGGTCGCCACCGCGGCGCTGTACCTGCTCTTCCGTGGCGTCCGCAGCCGGCGCCTGCGCACGGACGACGAGGAGCTCCGGGTGCGCGAACTGCTGGCCGCGCACGGCGAGGACGACTCCCTCGGCTACTTCGCGACCCGGCGCGACAAGAGCGTCGTCTTCTCGCCGAACGGCCGCGCGGCGGTGACCTACCGCGTGCTCGGCGGCACCAGCGTCGCCAGCGCCGACCCCATCGGCGACCCCGAGGCGTGGCCGGACGCGGTCCGCGCGTGGCTCGACGAGACGCGCACGTACGGCTGGACCCCGGGGGTGCTCGGGGCGAGCGAAAGCGGCGCGAAGGTGTACACCGACGCCGGCCTGCGGGCGCTGGAAATCGGCGACGAAGCGGTCCTCGACGTCCGCGAGTTCAGCCTCGCCGGGCCGGAGCGGCGCTCGGTCCGCCAGGCCGTCAAGCGCATCGAGCGGGCGGGCTACACCTCGCGGGTCCGCCGTCACGGCGAAATCCCCGACGGGGAGATGGCCGACCTGCTGGCCAGGGCCCAGGCCTGGCGCGGCGCCGAGACCGAACGCGGGTTCTCGATGGCACTGGGCCGGCTCGGTGACGCCAGCGACGGCCGCAGCGTGATGGTCGAGGCCTACGACGCCCGCGGCGACCTGCGCGGCCTGCTGTCGTTCGTCCCGTGGGGCCGTCGCGGTCTCTCGCTGGACCTCATGCGCCGCGACCGCGACGCCGAGAACGGCCTCAACGAATACATGATCGCCGAGGTCGTCGCGGCCGCGCAGCACCTCGGCGCGCAGCGGATCTCGCTCAACTTCGCGATGTTCCGCGCGGTGTTCTCCGAAGGCGAGCGCATCGGCGCCGGCCCGGTACTGCGGGCGTGGCGCGGCATCCTGAGCGTCTTCTCGCGCTTCTTCCAGCTCGAGTCGCTGTACCGGTCCAACGCCAAGTACGGCCCGGACTGGGTGCCGCGGTTCCTCTGCTACTCCTCGGCCCGGCGGCTGCCGCGCGTCGGCATCGTCGCGGGCGCGCTCGAAGGGTTCGTCCCGACCGGACGGTCGCGCTCGCTGCGCCTGGAGACGGTCGGCGACGACTTCGTGGCCCGCGCCAAGGAGATCGAGGAGTCGGCGGCGGTGCCGGCCCCGAAGCAGGTGCGGCGGCCCGAGCAGGTCCGCGTGCGCATCGCCAAGCTCGGCAAGCTCCGCGAGGCCGGCATCGACCCGTACCCGGTCGGCTTCCGCCGCGACGACCACATCGGCGACGTCGTGAAGAAGTTCGGCGGCCTGGCCCCGGACACCGCCACCGGGCACCGGGTCCGGATCGCCGGGCGCGTGCTGAACCTGCGCATCCTCGGCGGGCTGTGCTTCGCCCGCGTCAAGGACTTCAGCGGCGAGATCCAGCTGATGCTGGAGGCGGGCGAACTCGACCTCACCCGCTGGCGGACCGGCGTCGACCTCGGCGACCACGTCGGCGTCAGCGGCCAGGTCGTGACGTCGAAGCGAGGCGAGCTCTCGGTGCTCGTCGACGAGTGGACGGTCACCGCGAAGTGCCTGCACCCGTTGCCGGACAAGCGGAAGGGCCTCACCGACCCGGAGACGCGGGTGCGGCAGCGCTACCTCGACCTCGCGGTCAACCCGGACTCGACGAACATGCTGCGGCTGCGGTCCACGGTGGTCCGCGCGGTGCGCGACCGGCTGCACCACGCCGACTACCTCGAAGTCGAGACGCCGATGCTGCAGACGGTGCACGGCGGCGCCAACGCGCGCCCGTTCGTCACCCACATCAACGCCTACGACATGCGGATGTACCTGCGGATCGCGCCCGAGCTGTACCTCAAGCGGCTGTGCGTCGCCGGGGTCGAGCGGGTCTTCGAGCTGAACCGCAACTTCCGCAACGAGGGCGTCGACGCGACCCACAACCCCGAGTTCACGATGCTCGAGGCGTACCAGGCGTACGCCGACTACGACACGATGCGGACGCTGACCCGCGAGCTGGTCCAGCACGCGGCCGAAGCGGCGTACGGCGCCCAGGTCGTGCGGCGCCCGGACGAGCACGGGAAGCTCGTCGAGTACGACATCTCCGGGGACTGGCCGGTGATCCCGGTCCACGAAGCCGTCTCCGCGGTCTTCGGTGAGCGGATCGACTCGGGTACGCCGGTGGCCGAGCTGCGCCGCCTGTGCGTCGCGGCGGGGGTGCCGGTGGGGGAGGACCCGAGCCACGGCGACCTCGTGCTCAAGGCGTTCGAGCACCTCGTCGAGGGCACGACCGTGCTGCCGACCTTCTACACCGACTACCCGACCGACGTCTCGCCGCTGACCCGCCAGCACCGCGCGGACCCGCGGCTGGCCGAGCGCTGGGACCTCATCGCGTTCGGCTCCGAGGTCGGCACCGCGTACACGGAGCTGACCGACCCGATCGAGCAGCGGCGCCGGCTGGAAGCGCAATCCCTGCGCGCGGCCAGCGGCGACGTCGAGGCGATGGAGCTGGACGAGGACTTCCTGCTGGCCCTGGAGCACGGCATGCCGCCGACCGGTGGCCTCGGCCTCGGCGTCGATCGGCTGCTGATGATGCTCACCGGGGCGTCGATCCGCCAGACAGTCCTGTTCCCGTTCGTCCGACCGCAGGCGTAA
- the panB gene encoding 3-methyl-2-oxobutanoate hydroxymethyltransferase encodes MSAPANGPAEEAAPYGTGPGTKPAPGRKVRVHHLRELKERGEPWPMLTAYDMYTAALFDEAGIPVLLVGDSAANNVFGYDTSLPVTVDELLPLVRAVTRSVKRALVVADLPFGSYQLSPQQALETSVRFMKEGRAHAVKLEGGRRFAAHVEALTSAGVPVMGHIGFTPQSEHNLGGYRVQGRGEAADALLADALALQEAGAFAVVMEMVPAEAAKRVTAELKIPTVGIGAGPDCDAQVLVWQDMAGLRRGKAPRFVKRYADVATVLQDAATAFAEDVRRGEFPAPEHAFHD; translated from the coding sequence ATGTCTGCCCCCGCGAACGGGCCCGCCGAAGAAGCGGCCCCCTACGGCACCGGACCCGGCACCAAGCCGGCGCCGGGCCGGAAAGTACGCGTGCACCACCTGCGTGAGCTGAAGGAACGCGGCGAGCCGTGGCCGATGCTCACCGCTTACGACATGTACACCGCCGCGCTGTTCGACGAGGCCGGGATCCCGGTGCTGCTCGTCGGCGACTCCGCGGCCAACAACGTGTTCGGCTACGACACCTCGCTGCCGGTGACGGTCGACGAGTTGCTGCCGCTGGTCCGGGCCGTCACCCGGTCGGTCAAACGGGCCCTCGTGGTCGCCGACCTGCCGTTCGGCTCCTACCAGCTGTCGCCGCAGCAGGCGCTGGAGACGTCGGTGCGGTTCATGAAGGAGGGCCGCGCGCACGCCGTGAAGCTCGAAGGCGGGCGGCGGTTCGCCGCGCACGTCGAGGCGCTGACGTCGGCCGGCGTGCCGGTGATGGGCCACATCGGCTTCACCCCGCAGAGTGAACACAACCTCGGTGGCTACCGGGTGCAGGGGCGCGGCGAAGCAGCGGACGCGCTGCTCGCCGACGCGCTGGCGCTGCAGGAGGCCGGGGCGTTCGCGGTGGTGATGGAGATGGTGCCCGCCGAAGCCGCGAAGCGCGTCACGGCGGAGCTGAAGATCCCGACGGTCGGCATCGGCGCGGGCCCGGACTGCGACGCGCAGGTGCTCGTCTGGCAGGACATGGCCGGCCTGCGGCGCGGGAAGGCGCCGCGGTTCGTGAAGCGCTACGCCGACGTGGCGACGGTGCTGCAGGACGCCGCCACGGCGTTCGCCGAGGACGTCCGCCGCGGCGAGTTCCCGGCGCCGGAGCACGCCTTCCACGACTGA